In the Malus domestica chromosome 16, GDT2T_hap1 genome, one interval contains:
- the LOC103404030 gene encoding uncharacterized protein produces MTAPTISLPTTFNISHTINTLMDRNNYLSWRSQFQDILEIHGMEDVVTINSKPLKKHNDGFVNPHYSRDKLIFSWIKATYISSIRTILIPCTYAYDVWTLLENRLSPLFKTHIRTLRDQLRTLKKDSEKPMSDYLVHAKSLADSLNTAGSSISEDDLIECLLDGIGPEYKEFTTVVHLRPSFSYDDCYDLLI; encoded by the coding sequence ATGACTGCCCCTACTATCTCCCTTCCCACCACCTTCAATATCTCTCATACGATCAACACTCTCATGGACCGCAACAATTATCTTAGTTGGCGATCTCAATTTCAGGATATTCTTGAAATTCATGGTATGGAAGATGTCGTGACTATCAATTCTAAACCACTGAAGAAGCACAATGATGGCTTTGTCAATCCCCATTATTCTAGGGACAAACTCATTTTCAGTTGGATCAAGGCTACCTACATATCCTCTATCCGAACTATTCTAATCCCTTGCACCTATGCTTATGATGTTTGGACTCTCTTGGAAAATCGTCTGTCACCTCTCTTCAAGACTCACATCCGCACTCTTCGTGACCAACTTCGCACTCTTAAGAAAGATTCGGAGAAGCCCATGTCTGACTATCTGGTGCATGCCAAAAGCCTTGCAGATTCTCTTAATACTGCTGGTTCCAGTATCAGTGAAGATGACCTCATTGAATGCCTTTTAGATGGCATTGGTCCTGAATACAAGGAGTTTACCACCGTTGTTCATCTTCGCCCTtctttctcatatgatgattgTTACGACCTGCTCATTTAG